Proteins co-encoded in one Sebastes umbrosus isolate fSebUmb1 chromosome 20, fSebUmb1.pri, whole genome shotgun sequence genomic window:
- the nlrc3 gene encoding NLR family CARD domain-containing protein 3 — MERKAHYDSILDRSKRITWQDDCYVDLQSTSCSLSSQAETEDLGWIQKHQDQLQRFTTAPFLEGMLTHLRRVDVLSSAEESKVKGAGRLQDQVNMLTTIVTGKDAQGSDALRGFIESSDSQVAQLIINHDSMVKEHKELVLRRYEQCRDRDSVSCPKLNISSRTLLLVDGLSDIQQKEHDLMQVGATRGRKRNHLRQLGLTKLLEPLTRVSLPPRVSLTVGVAGIGKTTWVRHFIRQWSQGAMCTDVSFVLPFTFCELNSLEKVSAERLVKMAFPHLTDPSVVLSGSCRTLLILDGLDEFRCTLNFSDAASCSDPKKEVSIDDLITNIIRGNLLPDVSVWVTSRPGVASLIPGGLVDRVTEIPGFSPKDIQLFLNHHFSEKDFAGKIWAHLESHKILMVMCYIPCICWIVADTLMYIMQSGTQESLPRTCTELYAHFCSMKAEVGEPRGREPVKMEQHHGSNRKLLGNLGRLAFYGLIKHKYTFSEQDLRAYGIDLLLTQCSLGAGVLVREESAIQTTYRFTHLTLQEFLAATFYHTSSKRAIFDLFSESTMSWPKIGFQNHFRSAFQHSQQAEDGHLDVFVRFLTGLLCPVALKPLAGLLALGKDDGNQKTWAAGVLQGLLVSGGGVVSLRAVNLAYCLQELQHTELLRSVEEDLQLGSLAGKLTRAHCVVLGYLLHVSPECSEQTNLTGSLSFATVKCLLPQLLYCSYLRLENNHFKDDVMELLGSLLSAKDCHIQKMSLAENAISNKGAKALSRALLVNRTLTSLNLRNNNIGSKGTKFLAEALKMNQVLVSINFQNNAIEEEGAQALAEVLHCNRKLVSLNLRKNTIGAGGAKRIAEALKTNRTLTKLILCSNQLGDKGTIALAEALTVNHTLLSLQLQSNSISNRGMTALTKALRLNHGLVSLNLRENSIGVEGAKNMAHALHENNSLQDLDLTANLLHDEGVQAIAGAIKFNRGLTSLHLQWNFIKSSATKALAHALLSNATMQLLDLQENAVGNEGVIFLAEALKTNASLRTLCLQGVSASTSGALALAEALTANQTLQTLDLRGNTVGMEGAKALANALKSNRSLKSLNLQENSLGMDGAIFIATALKGNHQLTYINLQGNGIGESGAKVISDAIRANAPGCVVDI; from the exons ATGGAGAGGAAGGCACATTACGATTCTATCCTGGACCGAAGCAAACGCATCACGTGGCAGGACGACTGCTACGTGGATCTCCAGTCCACGTCCTGCTCCCTCTCCTCTCAAGCGGAAACAGAAG ATCTTGGCTGGATCCAAAAGCATCAAGACCAGCTGCAACGCTTCACTACGGCCCCCTTCCTGGAGGGGATGTTAACCCACCTGAGGAGGGTGGATGTGCTGAGTTCAGCTGAGGAGTCCAAGGTCAAGGGAGCGGGTCGGCTTCAGGACCAGGTTAACATGCTCACAACTATTGTCACCGGCAAGGACGCTCAAGGCTCGGATGCTCTCCGGGGTTTCATAGAGAGCTCCGATTCTCAGGTGGCCCAGCTCATCATCAATCACG ATTCCATGGTGAAGGAGCACAAAGAGTTGGTGTTACGGCGATACGAGCAGTGCAGAGACAGAGACTCAGTCAGCTGCCCCAAACTGAACATCTCCTCGAGAACCTTACTCCTGGTCGACGGACTTTCCGACATCCAGCAAAAGGAACATGACTTAATGCAAGTGGGGGCGAcgagaggaaggaaaagaaatcaTCTCAGACAGCTGGGGCTGACCAAACTCTTGGAGCCTCTGACCCGGGTCAGTTTACCTCCCCGGGTCTCCCTCACAGTCGGGGTGGCCGGCATCGGCAAGACAACCTGGGTCCGACACTTCATCAGACAGTGGAGCCAAGGGGCCATGTGCACAGACGTGAGCTTCGTCTTGCCTTTCACTTTTTGCGAGCTGAACTCGCTGGAGAAAGTCTCCGCTGAGAGGCTGGTGAAAATGGCTTTTCCTCATTTAACCGACCCCAGCGTGGTCCTGAGCGGCTCCTGCCGCACGCTGCTCATACTTGATGGTTTGGACGAATTCCGCTGCACTTTAAACTTCTCCGACGCAGCTTCTTGCAGCGACCCAAAGAAAGAAGTGTCCATTGATGACCTCATTACCAACATCATCCGGGGGAACCTGCTCCCTGACGTATCAGTGTGGGTGACCTCCAGGCCGGGAGTGGCCTCACTAATCCCTGGAGGATTAGTTGACAGGGTGACTGAGATCCCAGGATTCAGCCCGAAGGACATCCAGCTCTTCCTGAACCATCACTTCTCTGAGAAGGATTTTGCTGGTAAAATATGGGCGCACTTGGAGTCCCATAAGATCTTAATGGTGATGTGCTACATACCGTGCATTTGCTGGATAGTAGCTGATACTCTGATGTACATCATGCAGAGTGGAACTCAAGAGAGCCTCCCGAGGACTTGCACTGAGCTTTACGCTCACTTTTGTTCCATGAAGGCAGAAGTGGGCGAACCAAGAGGCAGGGAGCCTGTGAAAATGGAGCAGCACCATGGGAGCAATCGTAAACTGTTGGGAAACCTTGGACGACTGGCGTTTTACGGCCTCATCAAACACAAGTACACCTTCAGCGAGCAGGACCTCAGGGCCTACGGGATAGACCTACTGTTAACTCAGTGCAGTCTTGGTGCTGGAGTTCTTGTTCGGGAGGAGTCGGCCATACAAACAACATACCGGTTCACTCATTTGACTCTGCAGGAGTTTCTTGCAGCTACTTTCTACCACACCTCCTCCAAGCGGGCCATCTTTGACTTATTCTCAGAGAGCACCATGTCTTGGCCCAAGATCGGTTTCCAGAACCACTTCAGAAGTGCCTTTCAGCACTCGCAGCAAGCTGAAGACGGTCACCTGGATGTGTTCGTGCGCTTCCTGACAGGCCTGCTGTGCCCGGTGGCGCTGAAACCTCTCGCCGGGCTCCTGGCCCTCGGAAAAGATGACGGCAATCAAAAGACGTGGGCGGCGGGAGTTTTACAAGGCCTCTTGGTCAGCGGGGGTGGTGTGGTGTCCCTGCGTGCGGTCAACCTGGCTTATTGTTTACAGGAGCTGCAACACACGGAGCTGCTGCGGAGCGTAGAGGAGGATTTACAGCTCGGTAGCCTGGCGGGGAAGTTAACACGGGCTCACTGTGTTGTGCTGGGCTACCTGCTGCACGTGTCTCCAGAGTGCAGTGAGCAGACCAACCTGACAGGCTCTCTGAGCTTCGCGACGGTGAAATGTTTGCTCCCACAGCTGCTGTACTGCAGCTATCTCAG GTTAGAGAATAATCACTTCAAAGATGATGTCATGGAGTTGCTGGGAAGCCTCTTGAGTGCCAAAGACTGCCATATCCAGAAGATGAG TTTGGCAGAGAATGCCATCAGCAACAAAGGTGCCAAAGCCCTGAGTCGAGCCCTCTTGGTGAACCGGACGCTAACGTCTCTCAA TCTCCGGAACAACAACATCGGCTCTAAAGGTACAAAGTTCCTGGCAGAGGCTCTGAAAATGAACCAAGTCCTGGTCTCAATCAA CTTCCAGAACAACGCCATTGAGGAGGAAGGTGCTCAGGCCCTCGCAGAAGTGCTGCACTGCAACCGCAAACTGGTGTCTCTGAA CTTGCGGAAGAATACGATTGGAGCGGGAGGAGCCAAAAGGATAGCAGAGGCGCTGAAGACGAACCGGACTCTCACAAAGCTGAT TCTCTGTAGCAACCAGCTCGGGGACAAAGGGACTATCGCTCTGGCCGAGGCTTTGACAGTCAATCACACCTTGCTCTCGCTCCA ACTTCAGAGTAACTCGATCAGCAACAGAGGGATGACGGCCTTAACCAAAGCACTCCGGCTGAACCATGGCCTCGTCTCCTTGAA TTTAAGGGAGAACTCCATAGGGGTGGAAGGAGCAAAGAACATGGCCCATGCCCTCCATGAGAACAACTCGCTACAGGACCTCGA TCTCACAGCCAACCTGTTGCATGACGAAGGGGTTCAAGCAATAGCCGGCGCAATCAAGTTTAACCGAGGTCTCACCTCTCTGCA TCTCCAGTGGAACTTCATCAAGTCCTCCGCCACTAAAGCTCTGGCCCATGCACTCCTCTCCAACGCCACAATGCAGCTCTTGGA TCTACAGGAGAATGCTGTTGGGAATGAAGGCGTCATTTTTCTTGCTGAAGCCCTGAAAACCAACGCGTCTCTGCGTACATTATG TCTCCAGGGAGTCTCGGCGAGCACAAGTGGCGCCCTTGCGCTGGCAGAGGCTCTGACGGCCAACCAAACCCTGCAGACGTTAGA TCTACGTGGGAACACTGTGGGGATGGAGGGAGCGAAGGCTCTGGCCAACGCACTGAAAAGCAACAGAAGCCTCAAGTCGTTGAA TCTGCAGGAGAACTCTCTGGGTATGGATGGAGCCATATTCATTGCAACAGCCTTGAAGGGAAACCACCAACTGACGTACATCAA TTTGCAGGGAAATGGCATCGGAGAATCGGGAGCAAAGGTCATATCTGATGCTATAAGAGCCAACGCTCCGGGCTGTGTGGTGGACATCTGA
- the si:ch211-183d21.1 gene encoding uncharacterized protein si:ch211-183d21.1, whose translation MVVSFLCLCLAMVVSGEPCLIISEINADNPRLDTTEFVELYHTSGQRASLDGYTLVFYNGNGNIAYKVLDLKGHSTDDRGFFLVGSVDMLPKPAIPLPPNTVQNGPDAIVLYHTSAARYSEKMNVTANGLVDAVVYMTRRTGGAEFLAETLTPGEPAFVEDETALEGDESIERCLLSEDRWGFQVSSPSPGQRNNCTPPAAPATSPVITELKLGGGQVDGFVELTEAPAASGPLVLVVLDGRTDRVSVSADVNVYTSRNGLMSVTIEKSYMKGDESGAVAIYGGRASDFPVGSPLSQIQPLDAFVFAGPGNKPSANLTETLIPGREPYQLSNSLREGGFDLSRCGVATWARDPGVFWEAPQTPAQPNQCPWPKICPHNNAIPGGTDSPPHLPPWGNSDFLINELNTDTPGAAEDGEYIELWHPSGRRVSLQGIWILLFSAHNNKPYREISLSGHFTTSKGYFLLGSDRLVPAPSLRLPPNTIQNGPDAVALYRSPFGPPSVTQRGIPTKGLLDAVVYRQRGSDKEAQELSKALTPGQLPLLEDPEVLPGDEALSRCRGLYPYDLSAFSVAPPTPLRENSCPRPPPAPEGVVISEVACGYWTNHSQQRGFVELHGPPMTDLRGLVLSVFDQERSGTVIALPLTGSVDQDGFYIVGNVTGADQTFPEGSTVPVRGAVVLCYDLFSVCRAGTALTNSSLRDVLVFSENQQLLSSLSTTRGRQVIPATRSVEDGPVSLSRCSCCEVRSPSSWTSSSPTPHSANLCPSSAFSSRIDLCLGPLSSDWQEQSGDCSGLIQGKKVAEVADYLEQRCHCGISALYLQGANFTCVSGWLRVWGNIQALSDHQKALIIQTSHMHTLYPQGDVCSAPTTDRYTGTASALGLQIGLIVAVLLLLGLGAALFTYFYRRRRPLDYYTMELSEHAEGLSDL comes from the exons ATGGTGGTcagctttctctgtctctgcctgGCGATGGTAGTCAGTGGCGAACCCTGCCTCATCATCAGCGAGATCAACGCCGACAACCCCAGACTGGACACCACTGAGTTCGTGGAGTTGTATCACACCAGTGGACAACGGGCGTCTCTAGACGGCTACACCCTCGTGTTCTATAATGGGAATGGAAATATAGCCTACAAGGTGCTTGACCTCAAAGGTCATAGCACCGACGACAGGGGGTTCTTCCTGGTGGGCTCGGTGGACATGCTGCCCAAACCGGCCATCCCCCTGCCTCCCAACACAGTCCAGAATGGCCCAGACGCCATCGTCCTCTACCACACGTCTGCTGCTCGCTACAGCGAGAAGATGAACGTCACGGCCAACGGGTTGGTGGACGCTGTCGTGTACATGACTCGTCGTACGGGGGGTGCGGAGTTCCTCGCCGAGACCTTGACGCCGGGAGAGCCGGCCTTTGTGGAGGACGAGACGGCCCTCGAGGGGGACGAGTCGATCGAGAGGTGCCTGCTGTCCGAAGATCGCTGGGGCTTTCAGGTGTCCTCGCCCTCCCCGGGTCAGAGGAATAACTGCACCCCGCCCGCCGCCCCGGCAACCAGTCCTGTCATCACTGAGTTGAAGCTGGGAGGTGGGCAGGTGGACGGGTTCGTGGAGCTAACAGAGGCTCCAGCTGCCTCTGGTCCTCTGGTGCTGGTTGTATTGGATGGGAGGACGGACAGGGTCAGCGTGAGCGCGGACGTGAATGTGTACACCTCCAGGAACGGGTTGATGTCCGTGACCATAGAGAAGAGCTACATGAAAG GAGACGAGTCTGGGGCAGTGGCTATTTACGGCGGCAGAGCCTCAGACTTCCCTGTGGGCAGTCCACTGAGCCAGATACAGCCTCTGGATGCATTTGTGTTTGCTGGACCTGGAAACAAACCTAGTGCCAACCTCACAGAGACTCTCATCCCGGGCAGAGAGCCCTACCAGCTCAGCAACAG TTTGAGAGAGGGAGGCTTCGATCTGAGTCGCTGCGGCGTGGCCACCTGGGCCAGAGATCCTGGTGTCTTCTGGGAGGCCCCGCAAACTCCCGCACAGCCCAACCAGTGCCCCTGGCCAAAGATCTGCCCGCATAATAATG CGATTCCAGGAGGTACAGATTCACCGCCTCACCTCCCACCCTGGGGCAACAGTGACTTCCTGATCAACGAGCTGAACACTGACACACCTGGCGCAGCTGAGGACGGCGAGTACATCGAGCTTTGGCACCCGTCAGGACGCCGGGTCTCCCTGCAGGGCATCTGGATACTGCTGTTCAgtgcacacaacaacaaacccTACAGGGAGATCAGCCTGAGTGGACACTTCACCACCTCTAAGGGTTACTTCCTGCTGGGCAGCGACAGGTTGGTTCCGGCTCCGTCGCTCCGCCTGCCCCCCAATACCATCCAGAACGGACCAGACGCTGTGGCGCTCTATCGCAGCCCTTTTGGCCCACCGTCGGTCACGCAGAGGGGGATCCCCACCAAAGGCCTGCTGGATGCAGTCGTGTACCGACAGAGAGGATCTGACAAGGAGGCACAGGAGCTGAGTAAAGCTCTGACCCCGGGACAGCTGCCTCTGCTGGAGGATCCAGAGGTTCTGCCTGGTGACGAGGCCCTCAGCCGCTGTAGAGGCCTTTACCCATACGACCTGTCTGCTTTTTCA GTGGCTCCACCCACACCTCTGAGGGAGAACAGCTGCCCCCGCCCCCCTCCGGCCCCTGAGGGCGTGGTCATCAGTGAGGTGGCTTGTGGCTattggaccaatcacagccagcAGAGGGGCTTTGTGGAGCTACACGGGCCCCCCATGACGGACCTGAGGGGCCTGGTGCTCTCCGTGTTCGACCAGGAGCGCAGTGGCACCGTCATTGCTCTTCCTTTGACCGGATCTGTAGACCAGGATggattttacatcgttggaaatgTCACCGGAGCAG ATCAGACTTTCCCGGAGGGCTCCACGGTGCCGGTACGAGGAGCAGTAGTCCTGTGCTACGACCTGTTCAGTGTCTGTAGAGCTGGCACTGCTCTGACAAACTCCAGTCTCAGAGACGTACTTGTGTTCAGTGAAAACCAgcagctgctctcctctctgtccaccaCCAGAGGGAGACAAGTGATTCCAGCTACCAG GTCAGTGGAAGACGGTCCCGTTTCGCTCAGCCGGTGTTCCTGCTGCGAGGTGAGGAGCCCCTCTTCCTGGACAAGCTCCTCGCCTACACCTCACAGCGCCAACCTCTGTCCGAGCTCCGCCTTCTCAAGTCGCATTGACCTTTGCCTCGGACCGCTGTCCAGTGACTGGCAGGAGCAATCGGGAG ACTGCAGCGGTCTAATCCAGGGGAAGAAGGTCGCTGAGGTGGCCGACTACCTGGAGCAGAGGTGTCACTGTGGCATCTCTGCCTTGTATCTCCAAG GAGCCAACTTCACCTGTGTGTCCGGGTGGCTCCGAGTGTGGGGGAACATCCAGGCGCTGTCGGACCATCAGAAGGCGCTCATTATCCAGACGTCGCACATGCATACTTTGTATCCACAGGGAGACGTCTGCTCTGCTCCAACCACGGACCGTTACACAGGCACAG CGTCCGCCCTGGGGTTACAGATAGGGCTGATAGTAGCAGTGCTCCTGCTGCTGGGACTAGGAGCTGCTCTGTTCACATATTTCtacaggaggag GCGCCCTCTGGACTATTACACCATGGAGCTGAGCGAACACGCAGAGGGACTGTCCGATCTATAA